ATTCACATTTGCTTGTTCCACTGAGCGTTGTAATGACATTGCATTAGAAAGCTTTGCTATTTTCATCGGATTCCCTACCTTTTGTTCAATTCATTTTTTAATTGCGCAACGAACTCTTTTATTCGTTCCTGTTTCACCCGATAGCTTACAGGATTGACGATTAACCTTGAAGAGATGTCTACGATTTTTTCATATTGAACAAGTCCATTCTCTTTTAACGTTCTACCAGAAGATACGATATCGACGATTCGATCTGCTAATCCAATCATTGGTGCTAACTCGATAGAACCATTAAGCTCAATAATTTCCACTTGCTCTCCTTTTTCCTTATAGAAGGTCGTAGCTATAGTCGGATATTTTGTTGCAACTCTTGGTGCTATATCATTCATCTTCGTATTTGGAAGGCCTGCTGTAGCGATATAGCAATTACTAATACGTAAATCCAATAATTCATGGACATCTCGTTGCTGCTCTAACAACACATCTTTCCCTGCAATTCCTATGTCAGCAACGCCATGTTCTACATAAACAGGTACGTCCATTGGTTTTGCTAAAATAAATTGAATCCGCTCATTAGGAGCTTCCACGATCAACTTTCTTGAATCATTTATTTCTTTAGGTAAATCGAATCCAGCTTGTACAAATAATGTATATGCTTCTTCGAAAATGCGCCCTTTCGGCATTGCAATTGTTAACTCATTCACAAAAAGAACCACCTTCTGGGACGATTATTACTTCATCAAAACTTTTTATATATGCATCCAAATCAGTTACACCCGTTATATACTGAAGCGTTACTCGTTCTGCTTTTTTTCTTCTT
The nucleotide sequence above comes from Psychrobacillus glaciei. Encoded proteins:
- the hisG gene encoding ATP phosphoribosyltransferase, encoding MNELTIAMPKGRIFEEAYTLFVQAGFDLPKEINDSRKLIVEAPNERIQFILAKPMDVPVYVEHGVADIGIAGKDVLLEQQRDVHELLDLRISNCYIATAGLPNTKMNDIAPRVATKYPTIATTFYKEKGEQVEIIELNGSIELAPMIGLADRIVDIVSSGRTLKENGLVQYEKIVDISSRLIVNPVSYRVKQERIKEFVAQLKNELNKR